Proteins from a genomic interval of Ferrovibrio terrae:
- the mreC gene encoding rod shape-determining protein MreC has protein sequence MARRTGRSAWIAAPIRALLQRFAFLLLLASAVGLILLSRIDRPVVERSRALVADVFEPILSAVAQPVSVVNAAIGWVDDILFVHEENFRLRTENARLLQWQEVARRLEQDNASMRRLLAAGPDLTNRFVTGRVIADGGGSFVRTALLNIGAKDGVKKGQAVIGEGGYVGRVAEVGYRASRILLLTDLNSRLPVMLQEGGHRAVLTGDNSPFPRLEYLSGAAKPAVGMHIVTSGDGGQFPVGIPVAEITSVDGGVRVRPLVDLGRLDFLRVMQFDETRVEAEDPAAVMPPLLPQASSPASSPQASPAPAPKKP, from the coding sequence ATGGCAAGACGCACCGGACGCAGTGCCTGGATCGCAGCGCCTATTCGCGCGCTGTTGCAGCGTTTTGCGTTCCTGCTTCTGCTCGCCTCTGCCGTCGGCCTGATCCTGCTCAGTCGTATCGACCGTCCGGTGGTCGAACGTTCCCGCGCCCTGGTCGCCGATGTGTTCGAACCGATCCTGAGCGCCGTGGCGCAGCCGGTCAGCGTGGTCAATGCCGCGATCGGCTGGGTCGACGACATCCTCTTCGTGCATGAAGAGAACTTCCGCCTGCGCACCGAAAACGCCCGCCTGCTGCAGTGGCAGGAAGTCGCCCGCCGTCTGGAGCAGGACAATGCCAGCATGCGTCGTTTGCTGGCTGCCGGTCCCGATCTCACCAACCGCTTCGTCACCGGCCGTGTGATCGCCGATGGCGGCGGCAGCTTCGTGCGCACCGCGCTGCTCAATATCGGCGCCAAGGATGGCGTGAAGAAGGGCCAGGCCGTGATCGGCGAGGGCGGCTATGTCGGCCGCGTCGCTGAAGTAGGCTATCGTGCCTCGCGCATCCTGCTGCTGACCGACCTCAATTCACGTCTGCCCGTGATGCTGCAGGAAGGCGGCCATCGCGCCGTGCTGACCGGCGACAACTCGCCGTTCCCGCGCCTGGAATATCTCTCCGGCGCCGCCAAGCCGGCCGTCGGCATGCATATCGTCACTTCGGGCGATGGCGGCCAGTTTCCGGTCGGCATTCCGGTCGCGGAAATCACCTCGGTCGATGGCGGCGTGCGCGTGCGCCCGCTGGTCGATCTCGGCCGCCTGGATTTCCTGCGCGTGATGCAATTCGATGAAACCCGCGTGGAAGCCGAAGATCCGGCCGCCGTGATGCCGCCGTTGCTACCCCAGGCATCGTCCCCGGCATCATCGCCCCAAGCGTCGCCGGCGCCCGCGCCCAAGAAACCTTAA
- a CDS encoding rod shape-determining protein, which yields MFSRLMGFMSADMAIDLGTANTLVYVKGRGIVLNEPSVVAIANNRGKKQVLAVGDEAKQMLGRTPGNIEAIRPLRDGVIADFEVAEEMIKHFIRKVHNRRSFASPQVIICVPSGSTAVERRAIMDSAESAGSRRVFLIEEPMAAAIGAGLPVTEPTGSMVVDIGGGTTEVAVLSLGGIVYSRSVRVGGDKMDEAIIAYIRRNHNLLVGEASAERIKKQIGSAAPPEDGNGLSMEIKGRDLMNGVPKELVINQRQIAESLAEPVGAIVEAVKVALEHTAPELAADIVDKGIVLTGGGALLGNLDLVLRHATGLPVSIADEPLSCVALGTGRALEEMKTLKHVLYNPPY from the coding sequence AGGCATCGTGCTGAATGAACCGTCCGTGGTGGCAATCGCCAATAACCGCGGCAAAAAGCAGGTTCTGGCCGTCGGCGACGAAGCCAAACAGATGCTGGGCCGCACGCCGGGCAACATCGAAGCCATCCGTCCCTTACGCGACGGCGTCATCGCCGATTTCGAAGTGGCGGAGGAAATGATCAAGCATTTCATCCGCAAGGTTCACAACCGCCGCAGCTTCGCTTCGCCGCAGGTCATCATCTGCGTGCCGTCGGGCTCCACCGCGGTCGAGCGTCGCGCCATCATGGACTCGGCCGAGTCCGCCGGTTCGCGCCGCGTCTTTCTGATTGAAGAGCCGATGGCTGCGGCGATCGGCGCCGGCCTGCCGGTCACCGAGCCGACTGGCTCGATGGTGGTCGATATCGGCGGCGGCACCACCGAGGTGGCCGTGCTCTCGCTGGGCGGCATCGTCTATTCGCGCAGCGTGCGTGTCGGTGGCGACAAGATGGACGAAGCCATCATCGCCTATATCCGCCGCAACCATAACCTGCTGGTGGGCGAGGCCTCGGCCGAGCGCATCAAGAAGCAGATCGGCTCGGCTGCGCCGCCGGAAGACGGCAATGGCCTGTCGATGGAAATAAAGGGCCGCGATCTGATGAACGGCGTGCCGAAGGAACTGGTGATCAACCAGCGCCAGATCGCCGAAAGCCTGGCCGAACCGGTCGGCGCCATCGTCGAAGCCGTGAAGGTCGCGCTGGAACACACCGCACCGGAACTGGCCGCCGACATCGTCGACAAGGGCATTGTGCTCACCGGCGGCGGCGCGCTGCTGGGCAATCTCGACCTCGTGCTGCGCCATGCCACCGGCCTGCCGGTTTCGATTGCCGACGAGCCGCTCTCCTGCGTGGCGCTTGGCACCGGCCGTGCGCTGGAAGAAATGAAGACGCTGAAGCACGTTCTGTATAACCCGCCGTATTGA